The Bemisia tabaci chromosome 5, PGI_BMITA_v3 genome includes a window with the following:
- the Aasdh gene encoding beta-alanine-activating enzyme isoform X2, producing MELLEDLEDHSDCRFQVIHKFTIFCKNILLCKWNGEKCIVSDSQTVPFVYAMQTSGTMGSKKIVRVTQDCILPNIDDFKKLFSINEHDSVLLSAPLTFDPSIVDIFLAITTGANVIILGNSIKAHPGLLLDTLFPSQDLPNVLKGHQLSILQTTPSLFRRWTGPEIRGRILNDETKLRVLALGGEECISFNILQSFKSPKNKTEIFNLYGLTEMSCWASYSKISFDEIYDGAEDKIPLGIPLSSTYWKIDVDNEYSDSAGNKISELILGTQSRLCFVSDETSCPTERKTGDLVKVSQGHFYFYGRKDRFIKFYGIKVNLQEIEDKMSQCSSVAACYCIHEPESNILYVLFSSDCSGDQHEISKIRSHFHHTFGRFIPPFYRLILVDEIPVTNNGKFNEEEMRRKLVSNQSNQQNLEPSKRVLERFKDTWLSHGLETQGGFKDVGGSSLIAVELTSTLNHNLPRKTRFKLLNLLLSNGSFIQSLRLLKWLLWKHHRKKPPGKFKSYKYKYSSWFLQLQKHAFRKGNFHLRARILGDSQKFYLKVIYSRSTNKKTLFKRNCKIFRDRWKSLKASDVSSVIARGLHLNTNYLAQIKTPECANLNKLKISIIWKKDLLSCVDNSPSIFHSSRCSSHLVISSHHGLFATLDGFSGDQIASYNFCSDLVSSACVSSSPMSSESFSYIGCFDGRFCKINNLTGKIIWCFKSQSLIKSRALQVAQTVYFASYDLYLYCLGQETGNLKWKLFVGHKGIHSNLLLLKRLGCICVCTLSGHVHIVDICRRRIKWTHEMLTPIFSSPCYFEEQGLLLVASVKGCCVCFQADTGAKLWSFELNEPMYADIVNEPCNGVENVLLCATQEGTTVCYVITKDAPIQSWKIKFGCKYFASPFIFPLQYDKVTGHSLFATILVSTNGVLKLLSLDKGTELGEFALSGDVFSSPIVYHDMIFIGCRDNHVYCLKIGEH from the exons ATGGAGCTTCTTGAGGATTTAGAGGACCATTCAGACTGCCGTTTTCAAGTTATTCACAAGTTTactattttttgcaaaaatattctTCTGTGCAAATGGAACGGAGAAAAATGCATCGTAAGTGATAGTCAGACGGTTCCCTTTGTTTATGCCATGCAAACCTCCGGCACCATGGGCAGTAAGAAAATTGTCCGTGTAACACAAGATTGTATTCTACCCAacattgatgatttcaa GAAACTTTTCAGCATAAATGAACACGATTCTGTACTCCTCTCCGCACCCCTCACTTTTGATCCAAGTATAGTTGATATTTTCCTTGCAATTACAACAGGTGCTAATGTGATTATTCTTGGAAACTCCATCAAAGCTCATCCAGGACTTTTACTGGATACCTTATTTCCCTCACAAGATTTGCCGAATGTGTTGAAAGGTCACCAACTGTCCATTCTCCAAACTACTCCATCTTTGTTCCGACGATGGACTGGGCCTGAAATTCGTGGCAGAATATTGAACGACGAGACAAAATTAAGAGTTCTTGCCCTTGGTGGTGAAGAGTGTATCTCCTTCAACATTTTACAATCGTTCAAATCGCCGAAGAACAAAACTGAGATTTTCAACCTTTATGGTTTGACCGAGATGTCTTGCTGGGCTTCTTATTCAAAAATctcttttgatgaaatttatgaTGGAGCAGAGGACAAAATCCCACTTGGAATTCCTTTGTCTAGCACATACTGGAAAATTGATGTGGATAATGAATACTCTGACAGTGCTGGAAATAAAATTAGCGAATTGATCTTAG gtACACAAAGTAGATTATGCTTCGTTAGTGATGAGACATCTTGCCCCACAGAACGCAAAACAGGCGATTTAGTGAAG gtttcaCAGGgacatttttacttttatgGCAGGAAAGATCGGTTCATCAAATTTTATGGCATCAAAGTAAACTTGCAAGAAATTGAAGATAAAATGAGCCAATGCAGTTCAGTTGCTGCTTGTTATTGCATTCATGAACCTGAATCGAACATCCTGtatgttttgttttcttcagaTTGCAGCGGAGAccaacatgaaatttcaaaaattcgatcCCATTTTCACCATACCTTTGGACGTTTTATCCCTCCATTTTACCGCCTAATTTTGGTTGATGAAATTCCAGTGACAAATAATG GTAAATTTAATGAGGAAGAAATGCGCAGGAAATTGGTTTCTAATCAAAGCAACCAACAGAACCTGGAACCTTCCAAAAGAGTGCTGGAACGATTCAAAGATACATGGCTATCACACGGCTTAGAAACGCAAGGAGGTTTCAAAGATGTTGGAGGAAGTTCTTTGATCGCAGTTGAATTAACATCTACCTTGAATCATAATTTGCCAAGAAAGACTCGGTTCAAGCTTTTAAATTTACTCTTGTCAAATGGATCCTTCATTCAAAGCTTGCGGTTACTGAAATGGTTATTGTGGAAACATCACAGGAAAAAACCtcccggaaaatttaaaagttacaaGTACAAATACTCATCCTGGTTCCTTCAACTGCAAAAACATGCATTCAGAAAGGGTAACTTTCACCTCAGAGCTAGAATATTAGGTGACTCTCAAAAATTCTACCTCAAAGTAATTTACTCGAGATCAACAAACAAGAAAACATTATTTAAgagaaattgtaaaattttcagagatcgATGGAAATCCTTGAAGGCTTCAGATGTCAGTTCAGTCATCGCGAGAGGTCTTCACTTAAACACTAATTATCTAGCTCAAATAAAAACACCTGAGTGTGCAAACCTCAATAAGCTAAAAATCAGCATCATTTGGAAAAAAGATCTCTTGTCATGTGTAGACAACTCTCCATCGATATTTCATAGTTCCAG ATGCAGCAGTCATTTAGTGATCTCATCTCACCACGGGTTGTTTGCCACTTTGGACGGTTTCTCAGGAGATCAAATAGCGTCCTACAACTTTTGTTCAGATTTAGTTTCATCTGCTTGCGTTTCGTCTTCTCCAATGAGTTCAGAAAGTTTCTCCTACATTG GTTGTTTTGATGGCCGATTCTGCAAAATTAACaatctcactggaaaaataatCTGGTGTTTCAAATCACAGAGTCTAATCAAATCACGAGCACTTCAAGTGGCCCAGACTGTTTATTTCGCCAGTTATGACTTATACTTGTACTGTTTGGGGCAAGAG ACTGGCAATTTGAAATGGAAGTTATTCGTCGGCCACAAAGGTATTCATTCTAATTTACTCCTCCTCAAACGGCTTGGCTGTATTTGCGTCTGCACTCTAAGTGGCCATGTTCATATTGTCGACATTTGCAGACGGAGAATCAAGTGGACACATGAAATGCTCACACCAATATTCTCTTCTCCTTGCTACTTTGAGGAACAGGGGCTGTTGCTGGTGGCATCCGTCAAAGGGTGCTGTGTTTGTTTCCAAGCAGATACAGGAGCCAAG CTTTGGTCTTTTGAGTTGAACGAACCAATGTATGCTGACATCGTAAATGAACCCTGCAATGGTGTTGAAAATGTGTTATTATGTGCAACGCAAGAAGGAACTACAGTTTGTTATGTGATCACCAAAGACGCTCCCATCCAATCATGGAAAATCAAATTTGGTTGTAAATATTTTGCTTCTCCATTTATTTTTCCCTTACAATATGACAAAGTAACTGGTCATAGTTTGTTTGCAACGATTCTAGTCAGCACCAATGGAGTTCTTAAATTACTCTCTCTTGATAAAGGAACTGAGTTGGGAGAATTCGCTCTTTCTGGGGATGTTTTTTCTTCACCTATAGTCTATCATGATATGATTTTTATCGGTTGCAGAGACAATCATGTTTACTGTCTGAAAATTGGAGAGCATTGA
- the Aasdh gene encoding beta-alanine-activating enzyme isoform X1 has product MELFHRFKNISLEFPKRDALICFDGRRTTLWTYEDLLEASSIVGQFLEHCFDCDQTKTTKFIAIAFTDQDAIHIALSLGVLKNESAFVFIPQSEISASFSSNGCCNKLGVQYIFMELLEDLEDHSDCRFQVIHKFTIFCKNILLCKWNGEKCIVSDSQTVPFVYAMQTSGTMGSKKIVRVTQDCILPNIDDFKKLFSINEHDSVLLSAPLTFDPSIVDIFLAITTGANVIILGNSIKAHPGLLLDTLFPSQDLPNVLKGHQLSILQTTPSLFRRWTGPEIRGRILNDETKLRVLALGGEECISFNILQSFKSPKNKTEIFNLYGLTEMSCWASYSKISFDEIYDGAEDKIPLGIPLSSTYWKIDVDNEYSDSAGNKISELILGTQSRLCFVSDETSCPTERKTGDLVKVSQGHFYFYGRKDRFIKFYGIKVNLQEIEDKMSQCSSVAACYCIHEPESNILYVLFSSDCSGDQHEISKIRSHFHHTFGRFIPPFYRLILVDEIPVTNNGKFNEEEMRRKLVSNQSNQQNLEPSKRVLERFKDTWLSHGLETQGGFKDVGGSSLIAVELTSTLNHNLPRKTRFKLLNLLLSNGSFIQSLRLLKWLLWKHHRKKPPGKFKSYKYKYSSWFLQLQKHAFRKGNFHLRARILGDSQKFYLKVIYSRSTNKKTLFKRNCKIFRDRWKSLKASDVSSVIARGLHLNTNYLAQIKTPECANLNKLKISIIWKKDLLSCVDNSPSIFHSSRCSSHLVISSHHGLFATLDGFSGDQIASYNFCSDLVSSACVSSSPMSSESFSYIGCFDGRFCKINNLTGKIIWCFKSQSLIKSRALQVAQTVYFASYDLYLYCLGQETGNLKWKLFVGHKGIHSNLLLLKRLGCICVCTLSGHVHIVDICRRRIKWTHEMLTPIFSSPCYFEEQGLLLVASVKGCCVCFQADTGAKLWSFELNEPMYADIVNEPCNGVENVLLCATQEGTTVCYVITKDAPIQSWKIKFGCKYFASPFIFPLQYDKVTGHSLFATILVSTNGVLKLLSLDKGTELGEFALSGDVFSSPIVYHDMIFIGCRDNHVYCLKIGEH; this is encoded by the exons ATGG AGTTATTCcaccgttttaaaaatatttctcttgaGTTCCCTAAACGCGATGctctcatttgttttgatgGAAGAAGAACGACTCTTTGGACCTATGAGGATTTACTTGAAGCCTCTTCAATTGTTGGTCAATTTTTGGAACACTGCTTTGACTGCGATCAAaccaaaacaacaaaatttatcGCTATTGCATTCACAGATCAGGATGCGATTCATATCGCACTGTCATTGGG GGTTCTGAAGAATGAGTCAGCATTCGTTTTCATTCCACAGTCTGAAATTTCTGCATCATTTTCAAGTAACGGCTGTTGCAATAAACTGGGAGTGCAGTATATTTTTATGGAGCTTCTTGAGGATTTAGAGGACCATTCAGACTGCCGTTTTCAAGTTATTCACAAGTTTactattttttgcaaaaatattctTCTGTGCAAATGGAACGGAGAAAAATGCATCGTAAGTGATAGTCAGACGGTTCCCTTTGTTTATGCCATGCAAACCTCCGGCACCATGGGCAGTAAGAAAATTGTCCGTGTAACACAAGATTGTATTCTACCCAacattgatgatttcaa GAAACTTTTCAGCATAAATGAACACGATTCTGTACTCCTCTCCGCACCCCTCACTTTTGATCCAAGTATAGTTGATATTTTCCTTGCAATTACAACAGGTGCTAATGTGATTATTCTTGGAAACTCCATCAAAGCTCATCCAGGACTTTTACTGGATACCTTATTTCCCTCACAAGATTTGCCGAATGTGTTGAAAGGTCACCAACTGTCCATTCTCCAAACTACTCCATCTTTGTTCCGACGATGGACTGGGCCTGAAATTCGTGGCAGAATATTGAACGACGAGACAAAATTAAGAGTTCTTGCCCTTGGTGGTGAAGAGTGTATCTCCTTCAACATTTTACAATCGTTCAAATCGCCGAAGAACAAAACTGAGATTTTCAACCTTTATGGTTTGACCGAGATGTCTTGCTGGGCTTCTTATTCAAAAATctcttttgatgaaatttatgaTGGAGCAGAGGACAAAATCCCACTTGGAATTCCTTTGTCTAGCACATACTGGAAAATTGATGTGGATAATGAATACTCTGACAGTGCTGGAAATAAAATTAGCGAATTGATCTTAG gtACACAAAGTAGATTATGCTTCGTTAGTGATGAGACATCTTGCCCCACAGAACGCAAAACAGGCGATTTAGTGAAG gtttcaCAGGgacatttttacttttatgGCAGGAAAGATCGGTTCATCAAATTTTATGGCATCAAAGTAAACTTGCAAGAAATTGAAGATAAAATGAGCCAATGCAGTTCAGTTGCTGCTTGTTATTGCATTCATGAACCTGAATCGAACATCCTGtatgttttgttttcttcagaTTGCAGCGGAGAccaacatgaaatttcaaaaattcgatcCCATTTTCACCATACCTTTGGACGTTTTATCCCTCCATTTTACCGCCTAATTTTGGTTGATGAAATTCCAGTGACAAATAATG GTAAATTTAATGAGGAAGAAATGCGCAGGAAATTGGTTTCTAATCAAAGCAACCAACAGAACCTGGAACCTTCCAAAAGAGTGCTGGAACGATTCAAAGATACATGGCTATCACACGGCTTAGAAACGCAAGGAGGTTTCAAAGATGTTGGAGGAAGTTCTTTGATCGCAGTTGAATTAACATCTACCTTGAATCATAATTTGCCAAGAAAGACTCGGTTCAAGCTTTTAAATTTACTCTTGTCAAATGGATCCTTCATTCAAAGCTTGCGGTTACTGAAATGGTTATTGTGGAAACATCACAGGAAAAAACCtcccggaaaatttaaaagttacaaGTACAAATACTCATCCTGGTTCCTTCAACTGCAAAAACATGCATTCAGAAAGGGTAACTTTCACCTCAGAGCTAGAATATTAGGTGACTCTCAAAAATTCTACCTCAAAGTAATTTACTCGAGATCAACAAACAAGAAAACATTATTTAAgagaaattgtaaaattttcagagatcgATGGAAATCCTTGAAGGCTTCAGATGTCAGTTCAGTCATCGCGAGAGGTCTTCACTTAAACACTAATTATCTAGCTCAAATAAAAACACCTGAGTGTGCAAACCTCAATAAGCTAAAAATCAGCATCATTTGGAAAAAAGATCTCTTGTCATGTGTAGACAACTCTCCATCGATATTTCATAGTTCCAG ATGCAGCAGTCATTTAGTGATCTCATCTCACCACGGGTTGTTTGCCACTTTGGACGGTTTCTCAGGAGATCAAATAGCGTCCTACAACTTTTGTTCAGATTTAGTTTCATCTGCTTGCGTTTCGTCTTCTCCAATGAGTTCAGAAAGTTTCTCCTACATTG GTTGTTTTGATGGCCGATTCTGCAAAATTAACaatctcactggaaaaataatCTGGTGTTTCAAATCACAGAGTCTAATCAAATCACGAGCACTTCAAGTGGCCCAGACTGTTTATTTCGCCAGTTATGACTTATACTTGTACTGTTTGGGGCAAGAG ACTGGCAATTTGAAATGGAAGTTATTCGTCGGCCACAAAGGTATTCATTCTAATTTACTCCTCCTCAAACGGCTTGGCTGTATTTGCGTCTGCACTCTAAGTGGCCATGTTCATATTGTCGACATTTGCAGACGGAGAATCAAGTGGACACATGAAATGCTCACACCAATATTCTCTTCTCCTTGCTACTTTGAGGAACAGGGGCTGTTGCTGGTGGCATCCGTCAAAGGGTGCTGTGTTTGTTTCCAAGCAGATACAGGAGCCAAG CTTTGGTCTTTTGAGTTGAACGAACCAATGTATGCTGACATCGTAAATGAACCCTGCAATGGTGTTGAAAATGTGTTATTATGTGCAACGCAAGAAGGAACTACAGTTTGTTATGTGATCACCAAAGACGCTCCCATCCAATCATGGAAAATCAAATTTGGTTGTAAATATTTTGCTTCTCCATTTATTTTTCCCTTACAATATGACAAAGTAACTGGTCATAGTTTGTTTGCAACGATTCTAGTCAGCACCAATGGAGTTCTTAAATTACTCTCTCTTGATAAAGGAACTGAGTTGGGAGAATTCGCTCTTTCTGGGGATGTTTTTTCTTCACCTATAGTCTATCATGATATGATTTTTATCGGTTGCAGAGACAATCATGTTTACTGTCTGAAAATTGGAGAGCATTGA